CTACTATTATTCCTATAAATATATCTTCAAGTTTAATAATTATTATCCTGGTTTCTTCAGTATCCTCAACAGTTGGGAGGTTGAATCTCTTTCTGAGATCCATAATAGGTATTATATCTCCTCTTAAATTTATTACACCTTTTATAAAATCAGGGGTCTTTGGTACTCTCGTAATATGCTTAACCTGCTCTATTGTAGTTACTTTCTGAATATCAACGCCATATTCTTCCTGCCCTAGCCTGAAAACTACAAATTGCTTAGTATCCGATACAGTATTTGCTTCCATATTCTTACCTCCCTATTAAGCTAAAGAATTTACATCAAGGATAAGGGCAACATTTCCATCTCCAAGGATCGTAGCACCTGCTATTGATTTTATTCCCTGCAGTAGCTTTCCAAGAGACTTAATTACTATTTCCTGTTGTCCCAATACCGAATCTACCAGGAAGCCTGAAAGCTTATCACCTTTTTTAACTATAACAACAGTAAGCTGCTTCTGTACTTTTTCTTCTCTTGGTATTTCAAGTACTTTATCCAATCTGATAATAGGTACAACCATATTCCTCAACAGAATGACCTCTTGCTTCTGAACCATTTTTATCTCATCAGGAGAAATGTTTTTTATCAAACTGACGGAACTAATGGGTATTGCATACTTTTCTTCACCTATCAATACCAGTAACGCCTGGATAATTGCGAGTGTAAGCGGAAGTCTAATTATAGTTCTGCTTCCTTTGCCCATTTCAGTTTCTATTTCAACATTACCATTCAACGACTCTATTTTTGTTTTTACTACATCAAGCCCAACACCCCTGCCTGACAGGTTTGTTATCTGATCGGCAGTGCTGAAACCAGGTTTAAACAAAAGCTCTATAGCATCCTTCTGTGAAAGATTACTTGCTATCTCCTTACTTACTAAACCTTTCTCGATAGCTTTTTTCTTTATCTTTTCTACATTCATTCCCTGTCCGTCATCAGATACTTCAATAACAACGTTATTCCCATCCTGGTATGCTTTTAAGCTTATCTGTCCTGCACTTGGTTTTCCTAATTCTTTTCTTTTTTCCAGAGGCTCTATTCCATGGTCTACTGAATTCCTTAGAAGATGGATTAAAGGATCTCCTATTTCGTCTATAACAGTTCTGTCAAGTTCTGTTTCTTCACCTGACATAGTAAGGTTTATTTCCTTACCCAGTTCCTTTGAAATATCTCTCAGCATTCTTGGGAATCTGTTGAAAACAGTTTCTACGGGAACCATCCTGACTTTCATAACTGCATCATGCAAATCAGTCGTAATTCTCTCTAAGGACTCAAGTGCCTCATTATAAGTGGAGGTACGGTCAATATTTTCTATACCTTCCAATCTGGTCTTTTGTATAATCAACTCACTTACAAGATTCATCAGAATATCAAGTCTGTTTATATCAACCCTGACTGTTTTTCCTGTCATTGCCTTTTTGGCTATACTAGCAGCCTTACTTGCATTTCCATCGTCTTTTTCATCACTCGCAGCTTCACTACCGTTATCTTCAATCACTACACGTTCCGTTTTCACATCCTCGGTCTTTGTTTCGGATGCATCTATTGCTTTTGTTTCCAAAGTCTTAATTATTACCGTTTCGACTTCAGCAATTGAATTCAATTCTTTTTCAAAAAGCTCCTTGCTCTCTTTTGAAATAATGACTACAGTGAATTCATAATCAAATTTTTCATCCTCAATATCTTCAACCTTCGGATTCGACTTGATTATTTCAGAATGCCTTTCAAGCGTCTGGAATATGATGAAAGCTCTGGCAGACTTAAGTACGCATCCCTTGTTAAGTATAATTGTAGTCTGAAATACATTCATATCCATTTCTATAGCTTTATTAATTACATTTTGGTCATATTGATTTATGTGAATATCAGCGGTTGCATGTCCTGAATCACTTCTCTCCGTGAAAGGTACAGCAGTTTCTTTATCATTGTGTGAATCAATAACAATATTCTCAGCGGATTTATTTTTTTGTATATCACTGAGGGCCTGAATGATCTCTTTATACTCATTGCTTCCTTCACTGCTTGAATTAATTATGTTGTTCAAATAATTTTCCAGTGCATCCAGACATTTAAAAAGTAAATCAATCAGTTTTGTGGATACTTTAATTTCATTACTTCTCAAAGCATGTAAAACATTTTCCATATCATGTGTAAGCTTTTGCATCTTTGCAAAGCCCATAGTACCAGACATACCTTTTAATGTATGTGCAACCCTGAATATTTCATTCAGCATTGCGTCATCATTAGGATTCTGCTCCAATTGAAGTAATGATTGGTTTAATCCCTGCAAGTGCTCCTTTGATTCTTCGATAAAGATTTCAAGGTATTGAGACATATCCATTACTTATGCACCCCCACAATTTTCATTATCTCTTTTGTAATACTCTTCAGCGGAACTACAGCATCTACTACACCCGTCTGAACTGCTACTTTTGGCATTCCATATACAACACAAGATTTTTCGTCCTGGGCTATTATATAGCCTTTATTGACATTCTTTATCAGCTTAACCCCTTCACTTCCATCCCCGCCCATACCTGTCATTATTACGCCTATAAGGTTTGTAAGTCCTGTATTGGAAAGGGACTCCATCATTACGTTTACTGCCGGCCTATGGCCTCCCACAGGAGGAGATTGAGACAGCCTTATTTTTATATTTTTATTTTTGTCTTTCTCTACCAGCATATGATAGCTGCCTGGCGCAATATATACGTATCCTGGTTTTATAAATTCACCGTCTTCAGCTTCCTTTACAGTCACTTCACTTAAAGAGTTCAACCTCTCTGCCAGTGATTTGGTAAACCCCGGCGGCATATGCTGCACTACCAGAAAAGCAGCCGGAACATTTCCAGGGATAAGCGGTATAACATCCTGAAGAGCTTTCGGCCCCCCTGTAGAAGTTCCGATAGCAACTATATTTTTTATTTCACTACTTTTAACTATATCACTTTTTGGCTTAATATGTAAGCTTTTTATGCATTGTTGAGTAATTCTTGTCGAATTTTTTGCAATTTTCACTTTTTCTATTACTTCTATCTTCTTTTCATCACTGGACATCTCAAAAATGTTGGAAGGTTTTGTAATGAAATCCACAGCCCCATCTTCCAGCGCTCTGATAGTTTGTTCTGCTCCATCCTTGGTGACACTGCTCAACATAACAACAGGAATATATGAGGTCTTAAGAAGCTCTTTTAAACAGGTCAACCCATCCATTATCGGCATTTCAACATCAAGAGTAACAACATCCGGTTTGAGTTCCTTGACCTTTTCTATAGCTTCTACTCCATTTTTTGCAGTATCAATTACTTTAATGCTCAGATCACTTTTAAGAATATCGGATATAACTTTGCGCATAAAGGCCGAATCATCTACAACTAATACTCTTATCTCTTCTTGAAGCCCTTTGATCATATGTTTAGATCAACCCTTTTTTTCTTAGTTTTCGTTGCTCTACAAAAATAAATTTTATTATAGCTTCCCTATCCTTGTTATCTATCTTCCTGAAAAGAATTCCTATCTCATAACAGTGTCTGTCGGTATCTTCAAGCTTTATTACCCTTACTATAGTTCCGAAAAAGTTTCTTACATCATCTTCTGCCAATGTCAGTTCTATTTCCAGAATCTTATTCATTTCTAGCTTTTCTTCTGTAACAAAACATAACCCGCCGCCGCTTATATCCCTTGTATATGTCTTTTTATATTGAATCCCTTTATTATGCTCACTAATAAATGAAACTGCTTGTCTGTACTTTATCGGAATTGAGCATTCAAACCGGAAAAATTGCCGTCTTTGTATCTTTTCAATTTCGCTTAATATTTCAACTTCTAATACTGCTATGTTATCAATTGTCTTTCTACCCAACACTTCTGCCCTGAATTTATACATTTCTATCCTGCCTGAATCCTCATACTTTCGTGTAAAGTACACTTCCATATAAGTACCAATAGGAACGGGATATATGATACCTTCATATATTGGAGCCGCTATCACAGCTATATTTTCATCTTCAACCCATTCAAGCTCACTTACGAAGGTGGGCTTTATTGTTTTCCCTTCATTGTCATAGAGTTCCAGTT
Above is a genomic segment from Clostridia bacterium containing:
- a CDS encoding flagellar brake protein, which produces MKLTELTIGNKLELELYDNEGKTIKPTFVSELEWVEDENIAVIAAPIYEGIIYPVPIGTYMEVYFTRKYEDSGRIEMYKFRAEVLGRKTIDNIAVLEVEILSEIEKIQRRQFFRFECSIPIKYRQAVSFISEHNKGIQYKKTYTRDISGGGLCFVTEEKLEMNKILEIELTLAEDDVRNFFGTIVRVIKLEDTDRHCYEIGILFRKIDNKDREAIIKFIFVEQRKLRKKGLI
- a CDS encoding chemotaxis protein CheA, with product MDMSQYLEIFIEESKEHLQGLNQSLLQLEQNPNDDAMLNEIFRVAHTLKGMSGTMGFAKMQKLTHDMENVLHALRSNEIKVSTKLIDLLFKCLDALENYLNNIINSSSEGSNEYKEIIQALSDIQKNKSAENIVIDSHNDKETAVPFTERSDSGHATADIHINQYDQNVINKAIEMDMNVFQTTIILNKGCVLKSARAFIIFQTLERHSEIIKSNPKVEDIEDEKFDYEFTVVIISKESKELFEKELNSIAEVETVIIKTLETKAIDASETKTEDVKTERVVIEDNGSEAASDEKDDGNASKAASIAKKAMTGKTVRVDINRLDILMNLVSELIIQKTRLEGIENIDRTSTYNEALESLERITTDLHDAVMKVRMVPVETVFNRFPRMLRDISKELGKEINLTMSGEETELDRTVIDEIGDPLIHLLRNSVDHGIEPLEKRKELGKPSAGQISLKAYQDGNNVVIEVSDDGQGMNVEKIKKKAIEKGLVSKEIASNLSQKDAIELLFKPGFSTADQITNLSGRGVGLDVVKTKIESLNGNVEIETEMGKGSRTIIRLPLTLAIIQALLVLIGEEKYAIPISSVSLIKNISPDEIKMVQKQEVILLRNMVVPIIRLDKVLEIPREEKVQKQLTVVIVKKGDKLSGFLVDSVLGQQEIVIKSLGKLLQGIKSIAGATILGDGNVALILDVNSLA
- a CDS encoding chemotaxis response regulator protein-glutamate methylesterase — encoded protein: MIKGLQEEIRVLVVDDSAFMRKVISDILKSDLSIKVIDTAKNGVEAIEKVKELKPDVVTLDVEMPIMDGLTCLKELLKTSYIPVVMLSSVTKDGAEQTIRALEDGAVDFITKPSNIFEMSSDEKKIEVIEKVKIAKNSTRITQQCIKSLHIKPKSDIVKSSEIKNIVAIGTSTGGPKALQDVIPLIPGNVPAAFLVVQHMPPGFTKSLAERLNSLSEVTVKEAEDGEFIKPGYVYIAPGSYHMLVEKDKNKNIKIRLSQSPPVGGHRPAVNVMMESLSNTGLTNLIGVIMTGMGGDGSEGVKLIKNVNKGYIIAQDEKSCVVYGMPKVAVQTGVVDAVVPLKSITKEIMKIVGVHK
- a CDS encoding chemotaxis protein CheW, giving the protein MEANTVSDTKQFVVFRLGQEEYGVDIQKVTTIEQVKHITRVPKTPDFIKGVINLRGDIIPIMDLRKRFNLPTVEDTEETRIIIIKLEDIFIGIIVDSVAEVLQLTEDSIENITHFSNDLSLDYLLGVGKVDDRIVTLLNIEKLVKFED